Within Thermococcus indicus, the genomic segment TTCGATAGGAGTCTTCTCGTCAGAATAGGCCGTTTCGCCCTCCCGGGGGCACTGATAGGTCTGGGCGCGGGAATAGCGATTCCCTACATGGGGCTCTGGTTCAACCAGCGCTTTGGAACGAGCCTGGAGAGCATCGGCTGGCTCTTCGCCTTCCAGCAGTTCATAATGGGGATCGGTATGTTCCTGCTGCCCATGATAGCCGACAGGTTCGGCAGCGTTAAGACCATCGTCTCCTTCAACGGGACGGCAAGCCTCCTCATAGGCGCCCTTCCGTTCTCGCCGGCCTTCCCGGTTGCCGCGGTCATATACATCCTCAGGACGATACTGATGAACATAGTTAACCCGATATGGAACTCCTTCATGATGGGTTTCTTCGAGGAAGAGGAGCGCTCCACCGCGATGGCGCTCAACAGCCTGGCATGGACCGCGACCTTTGGGGTGGGCCAGTACGTGGGTGGCGTTCTCTTCGACATGTCCCTGGTCTGGCCGTTCCTGATAACCGCCCTCCTGTACGGCCTCTCGATGGCCGTGTTCTGGGGCTTCTTTGGAAAGATGAGGGATGGATGAAAGAATAGGTATAGAGATTCAGAGCCTGAACTGTTCAACGTTCTGGCGAAGACGCTTGGCGATTTCCCTGAGTTTCCTGGCCTCTGAGCTGAGCGTCTCAATTTCCGCTCTCTGCTCCTGCATGGCGGAGTTAACCTCCTCCGCGCTGGCGGTGGTCTCCTCTGCACTTGCGGCGAGGTTTTCCAGGGCTTGGAGTGCTTTCTCGACCTCCTCCTGCGTCCTTATGGTCTGCTCCCTTATCTCCTCGACTTTGGTGCCAACGTTCCCTATCATTTCGGCGATGTAGCCGAGATAGCCCAGGCTCTCACTCAGGGTCTCCGTTGAACTGGCCACGTTTCTTACTCCCTTCTGGGTCTCTTCCACTGCCTTCTGAACTTTCTCGTCCATCTCATCTATGATGTCCCTTATCGTTTCCGCGGCGCTCTTGCTTTCCTCCGCCAGTCCCCTTATCTCCTGGGCAACGACCGCGAAACCCCTGCCAGCTTCCCCAGCCCTCGCCGCTTCGATCGCGGCGTTCAGGGCAAGGAGGTTTGTTTGCTCAGCGATGTTGCTTATAGTATGGGTTATCTCGCCTATGCGTTTGCTCATCTCACTGACCGCGTTAACTGCCTCCTCTATGAAGTCCATGGAGCGTTTGATGCTCTCAATGTCCCTAACCGCTTCGTCTCCCTTCTCCCTTCCCTCCTGTGCTATTCTGACGACTTCATCGATAGCCCTCTCGAACTCATCCATGATGTTGGATGTCTCTGAGGTGGTGTCCGAGACGAGGCGCATTCCTTCGGTTATCTCGTTTATGTGCTCCTGCTGGCGCTGGGCCTCGATGCTGACCTGTTCTATTGCTTCGCTGACCTGGTTGGTCGAGTTTCTGACGTGGGTCGCTATATCCGCCAGTTCCCGGGCCTGCTCGTCCAGGGTCACTCCAATCTCCCTGATGTTTCCGATGAGGGCTTTCATCTTGGCTGAGGTCTTTTGGAGCGCGGTTATTATGTTCTGGAGGTCTCCCTGGGCCCTGGCGTCTATGGTGTAGTTCAGCCGGCCCTCTGCCATGGCTTCGAGCTTGTCGATAACGCCGTTGAGGGTGCCTATGACGTCGGCGGATATGGCCTCGAAAGCGGTTATCAGTTTTCCTATCTCATCGTCCCTGTGGGGGTAGTCTATCGAACCAACCACTTCCCTCGCATCCTCAAGCCTGCCCGCCGCTATGAACTCCGCCGCGTTCGTGAGCTGCGATATTGGCTGCAGCGCCCTCTTTAGGTATCTGGCACTCAAGAGTACAAGCCCCCCGCCACCAATATTGTTACCGTCATCCCGTACAGGAGTTCCTTTGATGCGTCCGTCTTCGCTTCGTCCAGCGCGGTTACAAGCCCGCCGATGAGCTCGTTCTCCGGTGCTGCGGCGGCTATAGTCCAGTTGGTTGTTTTACTCCTGGCGAACGAGATCACCATCTTTGTTCCATCCAGCTCTACCTCTACAACGCCCTCCTCCGAGTTTTTCATTGCCCTCGCCAGTGCCGCGTACCTGCCGTCCTCGAAGACGTTCAGCTTTCCAACGACCTCCGGGTCGGGATGGATTATGACGGTTCCGTTGGGGCTGATGACGAAGAGGTATCCCGTTTTACCCACCCTGGTGTTCACAATTTCATTTGCCAG encodes:
- a CDS encoding methyl-accepting chemotaxis protein, with the protein product MSARYLKRALQPISQLTNAAEFIAAGRLEDAREVVGSIDYPHRDDEIGKLITAFEAISADVIGTLNGVIDKLEAMAEGRLNYTIDARAQGDLQNIITALQKTSAKMKALIGNIREIGVTLDEQARELADIATHVRNSTNQVSEAIEQVSIEAQRQQEHINEITEGMRLVSDTTSETSNIMDEFERAIDEVVRIAQEGREKGDEAVRDIESIKRSMDFIEEAVNAVSEMSKRIGEITHTISNIAEQTNLLALNAAIEAARAGEAGRGFAVVAQEIRGLAEESKSAAETIRDIIDEMDEKVQKAVEETQKGVRNVASSTETLSESLGYLGYIAEMIGNVGTKVEEIREQTIRTQEEVEKALQALENLAASAEETTASAEEVNSAMQEQRAEIETLSSEARKLREIAKRLRQNVEQFRL